A genomic window from Thermoleophilaceae bacterium includes:
- a CDS encoding GFA family protein — translation MSGAVLTGSCLCGGVRFELTERPEAAGYCHCTRCQRRTGTASSAQARIDARTFRLTQGEELVKGWRHPDGGFEKCFCRECGAHLFSRDPDGSPHMSIRMSAFDQDPGVRPMWRTFVNYAASWEPIPDDGLERYPEGKPRG, via the coding sequence ATGAGCGGCGCGGTTCTCACCGGCAGCTGCCTCTGCGGCGGCGTGCGCTTCGAGCTCACGGAGCGGCCCGAGGCCGCCGGCTACTGCCACTGCACCCGCTGCCAGCGGCGCACCGGCACCGCCTCGTCCGCCCAGGCGCGGATCGATGCGCGGACGTTCCGCCTGACGCAAGGCGAGGAGCTCGTGAAGGGCTGGCGGCACCCGGACGGCGGCTTCGAGAAGTGCTTCTGCCGCGAGTGCGGCGCGCACCTGTTCAGCCGCGACCCCGATGGCTCGCCGCACATGAGCATCCGCATGAGCGCGTTCGACCAGGATCCGGGCGTGCGGCCGATGTGGCGCACGTTCGTGAACTACGCCGCATCGTGGGAGCCGATCCCGGACGACGGGCTCGAGCGCTACCCCGAAGGCAAGCCCCGGGGCTAG
- a CDS encoding glycosyltransferase family 4 protein has translation MKVLVLHNRYRLQGGEERALELHLDALRQAGVEHRALVRDSAQAGRARAAGAMLRGGDEPEAVARAVRDFGADVVHAHNMQPLFGPRALAAARAEGARVVLHLHNFRLFCAIGVAFRLGEPCFRCHHGRTIPGLVLNCRRSLPEAAVYAAALSRQYPHVLEVVDRFVAPSSYAVGQLVRLGVPDDRVEPLPHYLPDEGLASESRADGGEFALVVARLSGEKGVEMAIDAAGLAGVPLKVVGDGPLHQAIAERARLSSTRVELLGRVPPGELGELMRRAAVVLVPSRSDESFGLSALEAMGAGVPVIATRAGALPELVGEDRCVPRGDAAAMAERLRELWGDRQRRHADGNELIARVHEHYGRERFTKNLLDLYARVTSS, from the coding sequence ATGAAGGTCCTCGTCCTCCACAACCGCTACCGGCTGCAGGGAGGTGAGGAGCGGGCGCTCGAGCTGCACCTGGATGCGCTGCGCCAGGCGGGTGTCGAGCACAGGGCGCTCGTGCGCGACTCGGCGCAGGCGGGACGTGCGCGCGCGGCCGGCGCGATGCTGCGCGGCGGTGACGAGCCGGAGGCGGTGGCGCGTGCGGTTCGCGACTTCGGCGCCGACGTGGTGCACGCGCACAACATGCAACCTCTCTTCGGGCCACGGGCGCTTGCCGCCGCGCGCGCGGAGGGCGCCCGCGTGGTGCTCCACCTACACAACTTCCGCCTGTTCTGCGCGATCGGCGTGGCCTTCCGGCTCGGCGAGCCCTGCTTCCGCTGCCATCACGGGCGGACGATCCCGGGACTCGTGCTGAACTGCCGGCGCTCGCTGCCGGAGGCGGCGGTGTACGCGGCGGCACTGTCGCGCCAGTACCCGCACGTGCTCGAGGTGGTGGACCGCTTCGTCGCGCCGAGCAGCTACGCCGTGGGTCAGCTCGTGCGGCTCGGCGTGCCCGATGACCGGGTGGAGCCGCTGCCGCACTACCTGCCGGATGAGGGGCTCGCCTCCGAGTCGCGCGCGGACGGTGGCGAGTTCGCGCTGGTGGTGGCACGGCTGTCCGGCGAGAAGGGAGTGGAGATGGCGATCGACGCCGCCGGGCTCGCCGGCGTGCCGCTCAAGGTGGTGGGCGACGGGCCGCTCCACCAAGCGATCGCCGAGCGGGCGCGGCTCTCGTCGACCCGAGTGGAGCTGCTCGGCCGCGTGCCGCCCGGGGAGCTTGGCGAGCTGATGCGCCGCGCCGCGGTGGTGCTCGTGCCGTCGCGCAGCGACGAGTCGTTCGGGCTCTCGGCGCTCGAGGCGATGGGGGCTGGCGTGCCGGTGATCGCCACGCGGGCGGGCGCGTTGCCAGAGCTCGTGGGGGAGGATCGGTGTGTGCCGCGCGGCGACGCGGCCGCGATGGCCGAGCGGCTGCGGGAGCTCTGGGGCGATCGGCAGCGGCGGCACGCCGATGGAAATGAGCTGATCGCGAGGGTGCACGAGCACTACGGCCGCGAGCGCTTTACGAAAAATCTGCTCGACCTCTACGCTCGGGTGACCAGCTCATGA
- the heR gene encoding heliorhodopsin HeR has protein sequence MTATTELPNGSPTATRSRFARLRAFNLTMGGLHLAQGLAMLALATSFALPVTSSFLEMSGTTGKLEPDLQELLTIRLAPLVAAFLFISAVAHLTLSLPRVYDWYLANLRRGVNYARWAEYSVSSSVMIVVIAMLVGIYDIAALILLFALNATMILFGWLMELLNQHTRQTNWLPFWFGSFAGAVPWIAIGIYLFGAGSGGSGGPPTFVYVIYGSLFVFFNVFAINMLLQYKRVGRWRDYLFGERVYILLSLTAKSALAWQVFAGTLRPV, from the coding sequence ATGACCGCCACCACTGAACTTCCGAACGGCAGCCCGACGGCAACCCGCTCGCGCTTCGCGCGCCTGCGGGCCTTCAACCTGACGATGGGCGGGCTGCACCTCGCCCAGGGCCTGGCGATGCTCGCGCTCGCCACGTCCTTTGCGCTGCCCGTCACCTCCTCGTTCCTCGAAATGAGTGGAACCACCGGCAAGCTCGAGCCCGACCTGCAGGAGCTGCTCACCATCCGGCTTGCCCCGCTCGTGGCCGCGTTCCTCTTCATCTCCGCGGTCGCGCACCTCACGCTGAGCCTGCCGCGCGTGTACGACTGGTACCTCGCGAACCTGCGCCGCGGCGTGAACTACGCCCGCTGGGCCGAGTACTCCGTCTCCTCCTCGGTGATGATCGTGGTGATCGCGATGCTCGTGGGCATTTACGACATCGCGGCGCTGATCCTGCTGTTCGCACTCAACGCCACGATGATCCTGTTCGGCTGGCTGATGGAACTGCTGAATCAGCACACCCGCCAGACGAACTGGCTGCCGTTCTGGTTCGGCAGCTTCGCCGGCGCGGTGCCGTGGATCGCGATCGGCATCTATCTCTTCGGCGCCGGCTCCGGCGGGTCCGGCGGCCCGCCCACGTTCGTCTACGTGATCTACGGATCGCTGTTCGTCTTCTTCAACGTGTTCGCGATCAACATGCTGCTTCAGTACAAGCGGGTCGGCCGTTGGCGCGACTACCTGTTCGGCGAGCGGGTGTACATCCTGCTCAGCCTGACTGCCAAGTCCGCGCTTGCCTGGCAGGTGTTCGCCGGCACGCTGCGGCCGGTGTAG
- a CDS encoding fasciclin domain-containing protein, with translation MTTSILRKRSVATLVAGAALTATVAAPVAASPAAGPAAKRTNIVNTAVKAGQFKTLVALVKRAGLAKTLSAGGPYTVFAPTDAAFKKVPKSTLNALLKDRAKLRAVLLYHVAKGRLTSKKVVKLKAVKTLNGQSLSVRARSGGVFVGGARVTTPDVRASNGVIHVINRVLVPQS, from the coding sequence GTGACCACCTCGATCCTCCGCAAGCGATCCGTCGCCACGCTCGTCGCCGGCGCGGCGCTCACCGCCACGGTGGCCGCACCGGTTGCGGCCTCGCCCGCGGCGGGGCCGGCCGCCAAGCGCACCAACATCGTGAACACCGCCGTGAAGGCCGGCCAGTTCAAGACGCTCGTCGCGCTGGTGAAGCGCGCCGGGCTCGCGAAGACGCTGTCGGCCGGGGGCCCGTACACCGTGTTCGCCCCCACGGATGCCGCCTTCAAGAAGGTCCCCAAGAGCACGCTGAACGCTCTCCTCAAGGATCGCGCGAAGCTGCGCGCCGTTCTCCTGTACCACGTGGCCAAGGGCCGGCTGACCTCGAAGAAGGTCGTGAAGCTCAAGGCCGTGAAGACGCTGAACGGCCAGTCGCTGAGCGTGCGTGCGCGCAGCGGCGGCGTGTTCGTGGGCGGCGCGAGGGTGACCACGCCCGACGTGCGCGCCTCGAACGGCGTGATCCACGTGATCAACAGGGTGCTGGTGCCCCAGAGCTAG
- a CDS encoding glycosyltransferase: MSETGATPPEPEEFLSGETGHVAGIRRTVSRTVGDALLDVRARTHARSLDRLAAAVPRRGVLGVSVYRPGSAHIEPAVRELRRTRHDLRLRLGSTGEPLPGLADSTAAGALSGGKFQNLNRLLQGAAEYDWLLVFDDDVGLPPHFLDRLLGLAEHFDLALVQPAQTLMSHAAWRVARRRGGSLLRETRFVEIGPVTAFRRDAAETLTPFPDLRYGWGLDLHWAALAAERGWRLGIADALPVRHEHAPVATAYGFAEPIAEAQRFLTGRPFVRASQAQETLATHRKVTP, from the coding sequence GTGAGCGAGACGGGAGCCACGCCGCCCGAGCCCGAGGAGTTCCTCTCGGGGGAAACCGGCCACGTTGCGGGCATCAGGCGCACGGTGTCCCGCACCGTCGGCGATGCCCTGCTCGACGTCCGCGCGCGCACTCACGCACGCTCACTCGACCGGCTGGCCGCCGCCGTGCCGCGCCGCGGCGTGCTCGGCGTGTCGGTGTACCGGCCGGGCAGCGCCCACATCGAACCCGCCGTAAGGGAGCTCCGGCGCACGCGGCACGATCTGCGCCTGCGTCTCGGCTCCACCGGCGAGCCACTGCCAGGGCTCGCGGACAGCACGGCGGCCGGCGCGCTCAGCGGCGGCAAGTTCCAGAACCTGAACAGGCTCCTGCAGGGGGCCGCCGAGTACGACTGGCTGCTCGTGTTCGACGACGACGTCGGCCTCCCGCCCCACTTCCTCGACCGCCTGCTCGGTCTCGCCGAGCACTTCGACCTCGCGCTGGTGCAGCCGGCGCAGACGCTGATGAGCCACGCGGCCTGGCGCGTGGCTCGCCGGCGCGGCGGCTCGCTCCTGCGCGAGACCCGCTTCGTGGAGATCGGCCCGGTGACCGCGTTCCGCCGCGACGCCGCGGAGACGCTCACCCCATTCCCTGACCTCCGCTACGGCTGGGGACTCGATCTCCACTGGGCGGCGCTCGCGGCTGAGCGGGGCTGGCGGCTCGGCATCGCCGATGCGCTCCCCGTGCGGCACGAGCACGCACCGGTGGCGACCGCGTACGGGTTCGCGGAGCCAATCGCCGAAGCGCAGCGGTTCCTCACGGGCCGTCCGTTCGTGCGCGCGTCGCAGGCGCAGGAGACGCTCGCAACGCACAGGAAAGTCACGCCATGA
- a CDS encoding helix-turn-helix transcriptional regulator — protein MPEVAERPQIGSLLRDWRERRRMSQLDLALGAGVSARHVSFIETGRSRPSAEMVVQLAEHLDVPLRDRNALLLAAGYAPAYGQRDLAEPEMGPVREAIDRVLRGHEPYPAVVVDRHWGLVAANRTVPLLTEGAAEHLLEPPANVLRLALHPEGIAPRIVNLGEWRAHLLDRLGRQAVASGDPALFALHDELASYPGGGEGHTVDLEASEIAVPLRIRADGAELSFISTATTFGTAVDVTVSELSIESFFPGDDGTARFLQETSLT, from the coding sequence ATGCCAGAGGTCGCAGAGAGGCCGCAGATCGGATCGCTTCTACGTGACTGGCGCGAGCGCCGGCGCATGAGTCAGCTCGACCTCGCCCTCGGCGCGGGCGTGTCGGCGCGTCACGTGAGCTTCATCGAGACCGGCCGCTCGCGCCCGAGCGCCGAGATGGTGGTGCAGCTCGCCGAGCACCTCGACGTGCCGCTGCGCGACCGCAACGCGCTGCTGCTCGCGGCCGGGTATGCGCCCGCATACGGGCAGCGCGACCTGGCGGAGCCGGAGATGGGTCCGGTGCGCGAGGCGATCGACCGGGTGCTGCGCGGTCACGAGCCCTATCCGGCGGTGGTGGTGGATCGGCACTGGGGACTCGTGGCTGCCAACCGCACTGTGCCGCTGCTCACGGAGGGCGCCGCGGAGCATCTGCTCGAGCCGCCGGCAAACGTGCTCCGCCTCGCACTCCACCCGGAGGGCATAGCGCCGCGGATCGTGAACCTGGGCGAGTGGCGCGCTCACCTGCTCGACCGCCTCGGCCGCCAGGCGGTGGCGAGCGGCGACCCCGCGCTGTTCGCGCTCCACGACGAGCTTGCGAGCTACCCGGGCGGCGGCGAGGGCCACACGGTGGACCTCGAGGCGAGCGAGATCGCAGTGCCGCTTCGCATCCGCGCGGATGGCGCCGAGCTCTCCTTCATCAGCACCGCCACCACCTTCGGCACGGCGGTGGATGTGACGGTGTCCGAGCTGTCGATCGAGTCCTTCTTCCCCGGCGACGACGGCACGGCTCGCTTCCTGCAGGAGACAAGCCTTACCTAG
- a CDS encoding glycosyltransferase, whose protein sequence is MAGTVDIGLVSLGTTPGLTRADAALAEQIRAAGASCEVAPVRIGRAAAALRRNAAVTDLVEALGARRAAREVDARALIFSSVTAALLQRTPQVPWAVRFDSKAAMNRPGVSGAWQRARERTVLRNASLLLPWGAQAGQGLVVRVPIEEIPDGPQRDIHAIAYAGYPHKRGLDVLCAAWAKASRQGERLVIGGVEHERALRWLERRGRPEPPGVEWPGQLGRDEWLGLVARSRVFVNASRREDHGLAQLEALSAGCVLVTVPSPGPYEALPLARRLAPELVSEDLASALRAGLDLRDRNAYAAQARELLAPFRPAAVQRVVAEELLPALGIR, encoded by the coding sequence GTGGCCGGGACCGTGGACATCGGGCTCGTATCGCTCGGCACCACGCCGGGGCTGACACGCGCGGACGCCGCGCTGGCGGAGCAGATCCGCGCGGCAGGCGCGAGCTGCGAGGTCGCGCCGGTGCGCATCGGGCGCGCCGCCGCCGCGCTGCGGCGCAACGCTGCGGTGACCGATCTCGTGGAGGCGCTGGGGGCGCGCCGGGCCGCCCGGGAGGTGGACGCGCGGGCACTCATCTTCTCGAGCGTGACCGCCGCGCTTCTTCAGCGCACGCCTCAGGTGCCGTGGGCTGTGAGGTTCGACTCGAAGGCGGCTATGAACCGGCCGGGCGTATCCGGCGCATGGCAGCGAGCACGTGAGCGGACGGTGCTGCGCAATGCCTCGCTGCTCCTGCCGTGGGGTGCGCAGGCTGGGCAGGGACTGGTCGTGCGGGTGCCGATCGAGGAGATACCGGATGGCCCGCAGCGGGACATCCACGCGATCGCGTACGCGGGCTATCCGCACAAGCGCGGTCTGGACGTGCTGTGCGCGGCATGGGCGAAGGCGTCGCGGCAGGGCGAGCGACTGGTGATCGGCGGCGTGGAGCATGAGCGCGCGTTGCGCTGGCTCGAGCGCCGTGGCCGGCCGGAGCCGCCGGGCGTGGAGTGGCCGGGACAGCTCGGGCGCGACGAATGGCTCGGGCTCGTGGCGCGCTCGCGGGTGTTCGTGAACGCCTCGCGCCGCGAGGACCACGGCCTCGCCCAGCTCGAGGCGCTTTCGGCGGGCTGCGTGCTCGTCACCGTGCCGTCGCCGGGACCGTATGAGGCGCTGCCGCTGGCACGCCGCCTCGCGCCCGAGCTCGTGTCGGAGGACCTCGCCTCGGCGCTGCGCGCGGGGCTCGACCTGCGCGACCGCAACGCTTATGCCGCACAGGCGCGTGAGCTGCTCGCGCCATTCCGCCCCGCAGCGGTGCAGCGCGTGGTGGCCGAGGAGCTGCTGCCCGCGCTTGGGATCCGATGA
- a CDS encoding glycosyltransferase family A protein, with translation MSAQPVVSVVVPTHDRAEYLAVTLDSLNAQDIEAPYEVVVVDDGSVDQTPAVAHRAEAGYMRLERARGVNAARNEGARAAAADLIAFVDDDVYAPPGWLRALVDGAQRHPDAEALGGPIRARFEGPAPRSCGRELPPITTLDLGPEDREAELVWSANMLARRSAFARVGEFDESLPTGGDEEDWLRRLRAEGGKVIYVAAAGLDHRRAGDDARLRSLMRSAYFRGRNLRAYDERRGVQPPLSRELLTLAGCGWHTVRRGCPQGLVMGAHSAGRTIRAVRGR, from the coding sequence GTGTCTGCGCAGCCCGTGGTGTCCGTGGTGGTGCCCACGCACGATCGGGCCGAGTACCTCGCCGTCACGCTCGATTCGCTGAACGCGCAGGACATCGAAGCCCCGTACGAGGTGGTGGTAGTGGACGACGGCTCGGTGGACCAGACGCCCGCGGTGGCCCACCGCGCCGAAGCCGGCTACATGCGGCTCGAGCGCGCCCGCGGCGTGAACGCCGCCCGCAACGAGGGGGCACGCGCGGCGGCCGCGGACCTCATCGCGTTCGTGGACGACGACGTGTACGCGCCGCCCGGCTGGCTGCGAGCACTCGTGGACGGCGCCCAGCGGCATCCGGACGCGGAGGCCCTCGGCGGACCCATTCGCGCGCGTTTCGAAGGACCCGCGCCGCGTTCGTGCGGCCGCGAGCTGCCGCCCATCACCACGCTCGATCTCGGCCCGGAGGACCGCGAGGCGGAGCTGGTGTGGAGCGCGAACATGCTGGCCCGAAGGTCGGCGTTCGCGCGGGTGGGCGAGTTCGACGAGTCCCTCCCCACCGGCGGCGACGAGGAGGACTGGCTGCGACGCCTCCGCGCCGAGGGCGGGAAGGTGATCTACGTGGCCGCGGCGGGGCTTGACCACCGGCGCGCGGGCGACGACGCGCGGCTCCGTTCGCTGATGCGCTCCGCCTACTTCCGCGGTCGCAACCTGCGCGCGTACGACGAGCGGCGCGGCGTCCAGCCACCGCTGTCGCGCGAGCTTCTGACGCTGGCGGGCTGCGGCTGGCACACGGTGCGCCGCGGCTGCCCGCAGGGGCTCGTGATGGGAGCGCACTCGGCCGGCCGGACGATCAGGGCGGTGCGCGGCCGGTGA
- a CDS encoding LysE family translocator, with protein MRTLIAFAPVAALLSLAPGPATALVVRNAARAGRRDALLTTVGNSLGVLAWGCFAALGIAAVVAASAEVFTVMKLIGAVFLIYLGVQSLRGRGELPRAPLSRSALRDGVVTSIANPKLAAFFVALFPQFVPHGAPVLPAALLMACTIVAVDLVWYSVLAYLVARARRAFVEGPWLRRFERATGAVLVGLGVRLALERR; from the coding sequence ATGCGCACGCTCATAGCCTTCGCTCCGGTTGCTGCGCTGCTGTCGCTCGCGCCCGGTCCGGCCACGGCGCTCGTGGTGCGGAACGCGGCGCGCGCGGGCCGGCGCGACGCGCTGCTCACCACGGTTGGCAACTCGCTCGGGGTCCTGGCGTGGGGCTGCTTCGCCGCGCTCGGCATCGCCGCGGTGGTGGCGGCGTCCGCGGAGGTGTTCACGGTGATGAAGCTGATCGGCGCGGTGTTTCTGATCTACCTGGGAGTGCAGTCGCTCCGAGGTCGTGGCGAGCTGCCGCGGGCGCCGCTCAGCCGCTCCGCGCTGCGCGACGGCGTGGTCACCTCGATCGCAAATCCCAAGCTCGCCGCGTTCTTCGTCGCGCTCTTCCCGCAGTTCGTGCCGCATGGGGCGCCCGTGCTGCCGGCGGCGTTGCTGATGGCGTGCACGATCGTGGCGGTGGACCTCGTGTGGTACTCGGTGCTCGCCTATCTCGTGGCGCGGGCGCGGCGGGCGTTCGTGGAGGGGCCGTGGCTGCGGCGCTTCGAGCGCGCGACCGGTGCGGTTCTGGTGGGCCTCGGCGTGCGGCTCGCGCTAGAGCGCCGATGA
- a CDS encoding MerR family transcriptional regulator, with amino-acid sequence MEEARLRIGELSRRAGVSADVLRAWERRYGLLEPARTASGYRLYSEDDLARVQAMRAHIAQGLSAAEAAGLARSGAAAPPGDGAADHAAELWASLDAFDNARAQAAFDRLVADFTVETLLREAVLPYLRLLGDRWGSGDASVAQEHFASTLLRERLLALARGWDRGVGPLALLACAPGERHDLGLVAFGIALRGIGWRITFLGADTPIDTLAAASAQLEPDAVVVAALSPEPLHSVARRLATLAKERNVFLAGAGADDALAEHVGAERLRSGPLEAVAELVTASAPHRA; translated from the coding sequence ATGGAAGAGGCCCGGCTGCGCATAGGGGAGCTTTCTCGGCGGGCGGGGGTGAGCGCCGACGTCCTGCGAGCGTGGGAGCGCCGCTACGGGCTGCTCGAGCCGGCGCGCACCGCCTCGGGCTACCGGCTCTACTCGGAGGACGACCTCGCCCGTGTGCAGGCGATGCGGGCGCACATCGCGCAGGGCCTGTCCGCCGCCGAGGCGGCCGGCCTGGCTCGAAGCGGGGCGGCGGCGCCCCCCGGCGACGGCGCGGCCGACCATGCCGCAGAGCTATGGGCATCGCTCGACGCATTCGACAATGCGCGCGCCCAGGCGGCGTTCGACCGGCTGGTGGCGGACTTCACCGTCGAGACGCTGCTGCGCGAGGCGGTGCTGCCCTACCTCCGCCTGCTCGGCGACCGCTGGGGCAGCGGCGACGCCTCCGTGGCCCAGGAGCACTTCGCATCCACCCTCCTGCGGGAGCGGCTGCTGGCCCTCGCGCGCGGCTGGGACCGCGGGGTCGGACCGCTCGCCCTGCTCGCGTGCGCCCCTGGTGAGCGGCATGACCTTGGCCTCGTGGCCTTCGGCATCGCGCTTCGTGGCATCGGCTGGCGCATCACCTTCCTCGGCGCCGACACGCCTATCGACACGCTGGCCGCGGCGAGCGCGCAGCTCGAGCCGGATGCCGTTGTGGTGGCCGCCCTCTCGCCTGAGCCGCTCCACAGCGTGGCGCGGCGGCTTGCGACCCTGGCCAAGGAGCGAAACGTGTTCCTGGCCGGCGCCGGGGCCGACGATGCGCTCGCCGAGCACGTGGGCGCTGAGCGGCTGCGCTCCGGGCCGCTCGAGGCGGTGGCCGAGCTGGTCACCGCGTCGGCGCCGCATCGCGCCTAG